In the Geobacter sp. FeAm09 genome, one interval contains:
- a CDS encoding transporter has translation MKFIPEKYSARCLASALVMLFGAVLSQPACATEGGSSSYGHGSEGFLDAFPPGLHLVNYTQFYEAGKSLDNSGKETAPGFKARATANITRIMYTNDLHPFGATFSSHILVPVVDVYVNTATPAGSDSRSGLGDITIAPVMLGWHSRNYHLITGVDITMPTGTYDKTRVANPGRNYWDIQPNFIASYTGDGGFQAFGKFMYDFNTKNSDAGYQSGQELHMDYGFSQKVNLFTQDFQLGMGGYVYQQTTKDEADAGYQGQVYGKGRVFAIGPQIEYLYKNMSFDLKFQKEFEARNRSEGDKFWFKFNYSF, from the coding sequence ATGAAGTTCATCCCTGAAAAATATTCGGCGCGCTGTCTTGCATCGGCTTTGGTCATGCTGTTCGGTGCGGTGCTCTCCCAGCCGGCATGTGCAACGGAGGGGGGCAGCAGTTCCTATGGACACGGCTCTGAAGGCTTTCTCGACGCCTTCCCACCGGGCCTGCACCTGGTAAACTACACCCAGTTCTACGAGGCCGGCAAATCGCTGGATAACAGCGGCAAGGAAACCGCGCCGGGGTTCAAGGCGCGGGCCACCGCAAATATTACCAGGATCATGTACACAAACGACCTGCATCCGTTCGGTGCAACGTTTTCCTCACATATCCTGGTGCCCGTGGTTGACGTGTACGTCAATACGGCGACCCCGGCGGGAAGCGACAGCAGGAGCGGGCTCGGCGATATCACCATCGCACCGGTGATGCTGGGGTGGCACTCCAGGAATTACCACCTGATCACCGGCGTTGACATCACCATGCCCACCGGTACCTACGACAAGACCAGAGTCGCCAATCCCGGCCGCAACTACTGGGACATCCAACCGAACTTCATCGCCTCCTACACCGGCGACGGCGGTTTCCAGGCCTTCGGCAAGTTCATGTACGACTTCAACACCAAGAACAGCGATGCCGGCTACCAGTCGGGCCAGGAACTGCACATGGATTACGGCTTCTCCCAGAAGGTGAATCTCTTTACCCAGGACTTCCAGCTTGGGATGGGCGGCTATGTCTACCAGCAGACGACCAAAGACGAGGCCGATGCCGGGTACCAGGGGCAGGTCTACGGCAAAGGCCGTGTGTTCGCCATTGGCCCGCAGATCGAATACCTCTATAAAAACATGAGCTTCGACCTGAAATTCCAGAAGGAGTTCGAGGCGAGGAATCGCAGCGAAGGCGACAAATTCTGGTTCAAGTTCAATTACTCGTTTTAA
- a CDS encoding FAD-dependent oxidoreductase encodes MRIIGKTWFMNMVVMTACLVATPLYAATPQFTDETEVVVVGAGGAGLSASLTLAQGGAKVILLEQNPFPGGTSNVAEGVLGVESRMQRDHYYGPPMLTKDMVFKHEMDYTHWKGNAKLMRAFINQSGETINWLQDEGVPFEEVAMTTFDGVRTWHVIDGHGASLVKVLFGKLKQSPNVKILMETPAIGLITDDNKRVVGVTAKGKKGELRIKAKAVILATGGFADNPELVKKYVGNTFAGSVANFRKVGFALTEAMKLGAKTEGLGTVMNTAVYDKVRSGKPGPANPVDQQFDALGQQPMNIMVNVHGERFCDEVIANNFVLQSNAIERQPGSFAWVIFDENLRKHYVNDGIDGGMGVLVPAGTKLAKADGALDKYVAEGKRNIYAADSVEELAAKIQVPADALKKTIENYNSYAEHNHDAEYAKDPYFMKKLSGKLYAMREVLSYLVTVGGVSVNTRMQPLDRNEQPIKGLYVTGSDVGGLFGDSYGLASPGTTYGFAVGSGRMAARHILETLK; translated from the coding sequence ATGCGAATTATCGGCAAGACATGGTTCATGAATATGGTCGTTATGACGGCGTGCCTGGTGGCTACTCCGCTGTACGCGGCAACGCCGCAGTTTACCGATGAAACCGAAGTCGTGGTGGTCGGTGCCGGCGGGGCCGGGTTGAGCGCGTCGTTGACCCTGGCCCAGGGGGGCGCCAAGGTCATCCTGCTGGAACAGAACCCCTTCCCCGGCGGAACCTCCAATGTGGCGGAAGGCGTCCTGGGGGTCGAATCCCGCATGCAGCGGGATCATTACTATGGCCCCCCCATGTTGACCAAGGACATGGTCTTTAAGCATGAGATGGATTACACCCACTGGAAAGGCAATGCGAAGCTGATGCGCGCCTTTATCAACCAGTCCGGCGAAACGATCAACTGGCTGCAGGATGAAGGCGTGCCCTTCGAGGAAGTCGCCATGACAACCTTCGACGGCGTTCGCACCTGGCATGTCATCGATGGCCACGGCGCCTCCCTGGTCAAGGTGCTGTTCGGCAAGCTGAAACAGAGCCCCAACGTCAAAATTCTGATGGAAACCCCGGCCATCGGCCTGATAACCGACGACAACAAGCGTGTTGTCGGCGTCACGGCCAAGGGCAAGAAGGGCGAACTCCGCATCAAGGCAAAAGCGGTCATCCTGGCCACCGGCGGTTTTGCCGATAACCCGGAACTGGTGAAAAAATACGTCGGAAACACCTTTGCCGGCTCGGTCGCCAACTTTCGCAAAGTTGGCTTCGCCCTCACCGAAGCCATGAAACTCGGGGCCAAGACGGAAGGTCTCGGCACCGTCATGAACACCGCCGTGTACGACAAGGTCCGTTCCGGCAAGCCCGGTCCCGCCAATCCGGTTGACCAGCAGTTCGACGCCCTTGGGCAGCAGCCCATGAATATCATGGTCAATGTCCATGGCGAACGTTTCTGCGATGAAGTCATCGCCAACAACTTCGTCCTCCAGTCCAACGCCATTGAACGCCAGCCCGGCAGTTTCGCCTGGGTCATCTTCGATGAAAACCTCCGCAAACATTACGTGAACGACGGCATCGACGGGGGCATGGGCGTACTGGTCCCCGCCGGTACCAAGCTTGCCAAGGCCGACGGTGCGCTCGACAAGTATGTTGCGGAAGGCAAGCGCAACATCTATGCGGCAGACAGCGTGGAAGAGCTGGCGGCAAAGATCCAGGTTCCTGCCGACGCCCTGAAGAAGACCATCGAAAATTACAACAGCTACGCTGAACACAACCATGACGCGGAGTACGCCAAGGACCCCTACTTCATGAAAAAGCTGAGCGGCAAACTGTATGCCATGCGCGAAGTCCTCTCCTACCTGGTGACGGTGGGCGGCGTGAGCGTTAACACCAGGATGCAGCCGCTGGACCGGAATGAACAGCCGATCAAGGGGCTCTACGTCACCGGCAGCGACGTGGGAGGGCTCTTTGGCGACTCCTACGGGCTTGCTTCTCCGGGAACCACCTACGGCTTCGCGGTTGGCAGCGGCCGCATGGCGGCCCGTCACATCCTGGAAACCTTGAAGTGA